The following are encoded together in the Parabacteroides chongii genome:
- a CDS encoding HU family DNA-binding protein has product MAQGYKLVLRPSEPGKKDSPKLYYAVSKSTGFTDLRRLCKLIAARSTVSSADVKAVLDNLNYILDLELQDGRIVQLGEFGNFRITVGSEGIEDKKKFSASLIRAPKIVFTPGFDLRETKKTMGYSLIVPEVEKADNSGGEDDRPVIE; this is encoded by the coding sequence ATGGCACAAGGTTACAAATTGGTTCTGCGTCCGTCGGAACCGGGAAAGAAAGATTCTCCGAAGTTGTATTATGCGGTATCGAAAAGTACCGGGTTTACAGACCTCAGACGTTTGTGCAAGTTGATTGCTGCAAGAAGTACGGTATCGAGTGCGGATGTGAAAGCGGTACTGGATAATCTGAATTATATTCTGGATTTGGAATTGCAGGATGGTCGTATTGTTCAGTTGGGAGAATTTGGCAATTTCCGTATTACGGTCGGGAGCGAGGGCATAGAAGATAAAAAGAAGTTCTCTGCAAGTCTGATTCGTGCTCCGAAGATCGTATTTACTCCCGGATTTGACCTGCGTGAGACAAAAAAGACAATGGGATATTCGCTGATTGTTCCGGAAGTGGAAAAGGCTGATAATTCCGGTGGTGAGGATGACCGTCCTGTAATCGAGTAA